One genomic window of Bacillus mycoides includes the following:
- a CDS encoding ABC transporter substrate-binding protein, producing MIRTKNMLILCIMLLMVIIAGCGKEEKKENDTSVKAKDSYSIKHAMGETTVNGTPKKVVVLTNEGAEALLAVGVTPVGTTKPRAGDEWYPHLAKELKDTKVVGTERDINLEAVMKLKPDLIIGNKMRHEKIYEQLNEIAPTVYAETLRGDWKENFTLYTKAVNKEKEGQKALEDYKKRIKGIQEKLGDKLNSKVSIIRFVPGDVRIYQKNSFSGVVLNDIGFKRPPLQDKDEFAIKGITKEQIPNMDGDYLFYFTSDKDADKNNEGTTLAKEWTEDPLFKQLQASKDNKVFQVDEVIWNTAGGIKAANLMLDDIEKYFLK from the coding sequence ATGATACGAACTAAAAATATGCTTATACTTTGTATTATGTTACTAATGGTCATAATCGCAGGGTGTGGTAAAGAAGAGAAGAAAGAAAACGATACATCGGTAAAGGCAAAAGATTCATATAGTATCAAGCATGCAATGGGCGAAACGACAGTAAATGGGACACCGAAAAAAGTTGTTGTTTTAACAAATGAAGGTGCGGAGGCACTTTTAGCTGTCGGAGTAACGCCAGTTGGAACTACAAAACCACGTGCTGGTGATGAATGGTATCCTCATTTAGCGAAAGAGTTAAAAGATACGAAAGTTGTAGGAACTGAGCGTGATATTAATTTAGAGGCAGTTATGAAGCTTAAGCCGGATTTAATTATCGGGAATAAAATGCGTCATGAAAAAATATATGAGCAATTGAACGAAATAGCGCCAACTGTATATGCTGAAACGTTGCGCGGGGATTGGAAGGAAAACTTTACGCTCTATACAAAAGCTGTAAATAAAGAAAAAGAAGGCCAAAAGGCTCTTGAAGATTATAAAAAACGTATTAAAGGAATACAAGAGAAGTTAGGAGATAAATTGAATTCTAAAGTTTCTATTATTCGCTTCGTACCAGGTGATGTTCGGATTTATCAGAAAAACTCATTCTCAGGTGTTGTTTTAAATGATATTGGATTTAAGCGACCACCACTACAAGATAAAGATGAATTTGCGATAAAAGGAATTACAAAAGAGCAAATTCCGAATATGGATGGGGACTACTTATTTTACTTCACATCTGATAAAGATGCAGATAAGAATAACGAAGGAACCACGTTAGCAAAAGAATGGACAGAAGACCCACTCTTTAAGCAGCTACAGGCTTCTAAAGACAATAAAGTATTCCAAGTGGATGAAGTAATTTGGAATACAGCAGGCGGTATTAAAGCTGCAAACTTAATGCTAGATGATATTGAAAAATATTTTTTGAAATAA
- the dat gene encoding D-amino-acid transaminase codes for MKATHKDWILFNGRLINTKEEQPMVALEERGLQFGDGIYEVFRLYDGKPHLLDLHLERFFKSMREINIVPPFTKEELVEELHQMIERNQFQEDGNVYLQISRGAQARNHVYEKDLQPTYFANIVSFPRPTTTMEQGIKVTVEEDIRWKFCHIKSLNLLPNIMIKNKINEQGYQEAILVRDGVVTEGCHSNFFMVKNNKLVTHPADNFILHGITRHYVITLAKVLHIEVEEREFSLQEVYEADECFFTATPLEIFPVVQIGDEKFGSSERGPITKKLQVAYEESISLFKVTN; via the coding sequence ATGAAAGCTACTCATAAAGATTGGATTTTGTTTAACGGGAGACTTATAAATACGAAAGAAGAACAGCCAATGGTTGCGTTAGAAGAGCGAGGACTCCAATTTGGTGATGGCATATATGAAGTATTTAGGCTATACGATGGGAAGCCTCATTTATTAGACTTACATTTGGAACGCTTTTTTAAATCTATGAGGGAAATAAATATTGTTCCGCCGTTTACAAAGGAAGAGTTAGTTGAAGAACTTCATCAAATGATTGAAAGAAATCAATTTCAAGAGGATGGGAATGTGTATCTTCAAATATCACGTGGAGCTCAAGCTCGAAATCATGTGTATGAAAAAGATTTACAGCCAACATATTTTGCGAATATTGTTTCGTTTCCAAGACCTACTACTACTATGGAACAAGGAATAAAGGTTACTGTAGAAGAGGATATACGCTGGAAGTTCTGTCATATAAAATCTTTAAACCTGCTACCTAATATCATGATTAAAAATAAAATAAACGAGCAAGGGTATCAAGAAGCGATATTAGTACGAGATGGAGTTGTAACAGAAGGGTGTCATTCGAATTTCTTTATGGTGAAAAATAATAAATTAGTTACACATCCGGCCGATAATTTCATTCTACACGGCATTACTCGCCACTACGTTATTACATTAGCAAAAGTTTTACATATTGAAGTAGAAGAGCGTGAATTCTCATTGCAAGAAGTATACGAGGCTGACGAATGTTTCTTTACAGCGACACCACTTGAAATATTCCCTGTTGTTCAAATTGGTGATGAGAAGTTTGGAAGCAGCGAAAGAGGACCAATTACGAAAAAACTACAAGTTGCATATGAAGAAAGTATTAGTTTGTTTAAAGTGACAAATTAA
- a CDS encoding nitroreductase family protein, with protein MNYEDFKEVIHGRRSVRKFTEQEVSTSDIKEIIDCARYAPSDTNSQTWEFLVIMNREKIKEIEQMTWDALHKLAAKAAENGEEKAGKLLTRSFGPYATAFSEAPVLIVCLATPYESKFREKIFDPIAFVPDSVWEEEGIKSSCLAAQNLMLAAHARGLGTCPMTGPVLLAQDELRQYLQIEPQKQINMVISLGFPKDKPKKLSRKEVDEITTFIF; from the coding sequence ATGAATTATGAAGATTTTAAAGAAGTAATTCACGGTAGACGAAGTGTTAGAAAGTTTACAGAACAAGAAGTATCCACTAGTGATATAAAAGAAATTATTGATTGTGCTCGTTATGCACCGAGTGATACGAACTCACAAACGTGGGAGTTCTTGGTCATTATGAATCGAGAAAAAATTAAAGAAATTGAACAAATGACATGGGATGCATTACATAAACTTGCGGCAAAGGCAGCAGAAAATGGAGAAGAGAAAGCAGGGAAATTACTTACACGTTCTTTCGGTCCATATGCGACAGCTTTCTCTGAGGCGCCAGTATTAATCGTATGTTTGGCAACACCATATGAATCAAAGTTTCGTGAAAAGATATTTGATCCAATTGCCTTCGTTCCTGATTCAGTGTGGGAAGAGGAAGGAATTAAGAGTAGCTGTCTAGCAGCACAAAACTTAATGTTGGCTGCACATGCGAGAGGACTTGGCACTTGTCCAATGACAGGACCTGTATTGTTAGCTCAAGATGAACTGCGACAATATTTACAAATTGAGCCTCAAAAACAAATTAATATGGTAATTTCACTTGGGTTTCCGAAAGATAAGCCGAAGAAACTTTCTCGAAAAGAAGTTGATGAGATTACAACATTTATTTTCTAA
- a CDS encoding cysteine hydrolase family protein encodes MKRALINIDYTYDFVAEKGALTCGKPGQEIEKELVNVTKQFIEKGDYVVFAIDKHEDNDVYHPEAKLFPPHNIAGTNGRDLFGELQDVYEKYKNTENVYYMDKTRYSAFAGTDLEMKLRERGIEEVHLVGVCTDICVLHTAVDAYNKGFQIVVYEKAVASFNAQGHEYALGHFKSCLNAEVK; translated from the coding sequence ATGAAAAGAGCTCTTATAAATATTGATTATACATATGATTTTGTAGCTGAAAAAGGTGCTTTAACTTGCGGGAAACCAGGTCAAGAAATTGAGAAGGAACTTGTAAATGTAACGAAACAATTTATTGAAAAAGGTGATTACGTAGTATTTGCGATCGATAAACATGAAGACAATGATGTATATCATCCTGAAGCGAAATTGTTTCCACCTCATAATATAGCAGGTACAAATGGAAGAGACTTGTTTGGTGAATTACAAGATGTATACGAAAAATATAAAAATACTGAGAATGTATACTATATGGACAAAACACGTTACAGTGCTTTTGCAGGAACGGATTTAGAAATGAAGCTAAGAGAAAGAGGAATAGAGGAAGTACATCTTGTAGGTGTATGTACAGATATTTGTGTCCTTCATACAGCAGTAGATGCTTATAACAAAGGGTTTCAAATTGTGGTTTATGAAAAAGCAGTAGCATCTTTTAATGCGCAAGGACATGAATATGCACTTGGACATTTTAAATCTTGTTTAAATGCAGAAGTGAAGTGA
- a CDS encoding NUDIX hydrolase, translated as MGYIEELRELVGSRPLNLAGVAVAVFNEQGQILLQQRRNGIWGVPGGVVELGESTEEAGRREVLEETGIEIGTLQLVSVFSGKEFFVQLPNGDEFYPITIVYLCRDIKSGSLKADGVESLHVQFFDLNGLPEKISPFIKKLIQQQIVSI; from the coding sequence ATGGGATATATTGAAGAACTAAGGGAGCTTGTTGGATCACGACCACTTAATCTAGCAGGAGTTGCTGTAGCTGTTTTTAATGAACAAGGACAAATATTACTCCAACAAAGACGAAATGGCATTTGGGGTGTTCCTGGAGGTGTTGTGGAACTTGGTGAATCCACAGAAGAAGCTGGAAGACGAGAAGTGCTTGAAGAAACAGGTATTGAAATTGGTACACTTCAGTTAGTAAGTGTATTTTCAGGTAAAGAATTTTTTGTACAATTACCAAATGGAGATGAATTTTATCCTATTACAATCGTATACCTTTGCCGAGACATTAAAAGCGGCTCGTTAAAAGCAGACGGAGTTGAATCATTACATGTACAATTTTTTGATTTAAATGGGCTACCAGAAAAGATTAGCCCGTTCATTAAAAAGTTAATTCAACAGCAAATCGTCTCTATTTAA
- a CDS encoding mechanosensitive ion channel family protein, translating to MSLLTYTEEFFNYVREFLLLRFLLFALVLIIISFVINRIIDWFFRKSSFFDEEVEQTIQSVIRSIFRYIIIISLIIYLISQFVDIKSIIAGAGIAGVVIGFAAQQMLKDVILGFARLADKEFRVGDFVTFNGTNSGTIEEISIRFMQIREWSGKLLTIPHGEIRTIQNFNKGWMRVIERITVSYQEDPTRVKELLEEVCVMCNEQLDQSLYRVEDEVVEPFKYVGVTDLNPNLKYVGYEFCITGLIKPEDYFETSRQVRFELMSMFHKNQVQMPAANMFVTTESLQNIHVGQSLSDS from the coding sequence ATGAGTTTATTAACGTATACTGAAGAGTTTTTTAATTATGTAAGGGAATTTTTACTTTTAAGGTTTTTACTATTTGCTTTAGTTCTTATCATTATTTCTTTTGTTATAAATCGCATTATTGATTGGTTTTTTAGAAAATCAAGCTTTTTTGATGAAGAGGTAGAGCAGACGATTCAAAGTGTAATTCGATCTATTTTTAGATATATCATTATCATCAGTCTGATCATATATTTAATTAGTCAATTTGTAGATATAAAAAGTATTATTGCAGGTGCAGGGATAGCGGGTGTTGTCATTGGTTTTGCTGCACAACAGATGCTAAAAGATGTCATATTAGGCTTTGCAAGATTAGCGGACAAAGAGTTTCGTGTTGGCGATTTTGTTACTTTTAACGGAACAAATTCAGGAACTATTGAGGAAATTAGTATTCGTTTTATGCAAATTCGTGAATGGTCAGGAAAACTCCTTACCATACCACACGGAGAGATTAGAACGATACAAAATTTTAATAAAGGATGGATGCGAGTTATTGAACGCATCACGGTAAGTTATCAGGAAGATCCTACAAGAGTTAAGGAATTGTTAGAAGAGGTCTGTGTTATGTGTAATGAACAATTGGATCAAAGTCTTTATAGAGTAGAGGATGAGGTTGTTGAACCATTTAAATATGTTGGTGTTACAGACTTAAATCCTAACCTTAAGTATGTTGGATATGAATTTTGTATTACAGGTTTGATTAAACCGGAAGATTATTTTGAAACTTCTAGACAAGTAAGATTTGAATTAATGTCTATGTTCCATAAAAATCAAGTACAAATGCCAGCAGCGAATATGTTCGTTACTACTGAAAGTTTACAAAATATCCATGTGGGACAATCTTTATCAGACAGTTAA
- a CDS encoding GAF domain-containing sensor histidine kinase: MHRLEALKEIAELLNEATNLQEMLGKVLHTLLQVMNLQTGWIFFIDESGKHRMLVDENLPLALTWKEKKPMCEGDCWCVERFVNGRLEKATNIIECKRIEDAIECNWGETEDVTHHATIPLRSGSEKFGLLNVASPHKTHFSEEELALLEAIAFQIGTTIQRIQLVEKERKYVVVAERNRLARDLHDSVKQLLFSIMLTAKGTLNMTKDRDLQEMLSYIGELSQEALQEMTLLIWQLRPEGLEKGLAEAIQNYGKLLGIQVEVRIDGMVLIEDEIEEVLWRISQEALHNCKKHASCEKVCVHLRIEDNKLHFYIEDNGIGFIQDQVRESALGLKSMKERIELMRGIFRIKTEPEKGTKIEIQLPV; this comes from the coding sequence ATGCATCGTTTAGAAGCATTAAAAGAAATTGCTGAGTTACTAAATGAAGCAACAAACTTACAGGAAATGTTAGGAAAAGTGTTACATACATTATTACAAGTTATGAATTTACAAACAGGGTGGATATTCTTTATTGATGAAAGTGGAAAGCATCGTATGCTTGTAGACGAAAACTTACCCCTAGCTCTTACGTGGAAGGAAAAGAAGCCGATGTGTGAAGGAGATTGTTGGTGTGTAGAACGTTTTGTGAATGGAAGATTGGAAAAAGCGACAAATATTATTGAATGTAAACGAATAGAGGATGCGATTGAATGTAATTGGGGAGAGACCGAAGATGTTACACATCATGCGACAATCCCGCTAAGATCTGGATCAGAGAAATTTGGTTTATTAAATGTAGCCTCGCCCCATAAAACACATTTTTCTGAGGAAGAGTTAGCGTTATTAGAAGCGATTGCATTTCAAATTGGAACGACAATACAACGTATTCAATTAGTTGAGAAAGAACGAAAATATGTAGTAGTAGCTGAAAGAAATCGACTTGCACGTGACCTACATGATTCCGTTAAACAATTGTTATTTTCAATTATGCTAACAGCGAAAGGGACTCTAAATATGACGAAGGATAGAGACTTGCAAGAGATGTTAAGTTATATTGGAGAATTATCACAGGAAGCATTGCAGGAGATGACACTTTTGATTTGGCAATTAAGGCCTGAAGGATTAGAGAAAGGTTTAGCAGAAGCGATTCAAAATTACGGAAAACTGTTAGGGATTCAAGTGGAAGTTCGAATTGATGGAATGGTTTTAATTGAAGATGAAATAGAAGAAGTTTTATGGCGTATAAGCCAAGAGGCATTACATAATTGTAAAAAGCATGCTTCGTGTGAAAAAGTATGTGTTCATTTAAGGATTGAAGATAATAAGCTGCACTTTTACATAGAGGATAACGGAATAGGATTTATACAGGATCAAGTAAGAGAGTCAGCACTTGGTTTGAAAAGTATGAAAGAACGAATTGAATTAATGAGGGGAATTTTTCGAATAAAAACAGAACCGGAAAAGGGGACAAAGATAGAAATTCAATTACCGGTTTGA
- a CDS encoding response regulator, with translation MKIKLLLVEDHHIVRRGLVFFLKTREEFEIIGEAENGEEALTFVQTERPDVVLMDLSMPKMDGIEATKRIKQYDETIKILMLSSFSEQDYVLPALKAGADGYQLKEVQPDQLVASIVAVYQGNANFHPKITPALLGRSAVKKEKENPFSMLTKREQEVLREIAKGRSNKEIAAALHITEQTVKTHVSNVLAKLEVDDRTQAALYAVKHGEN, from the coding sequence GTGAAAATTAAATTATTACTTGTAGAAGATCATCATATCGTTCGAAGGGGACTCGTATTCTTTTTGAAGACGAGAGAAGAATTTGAAATTATTGGGGAAGCAGAAAATGGTGAAGAAGCATTAACATTCGTCCAAACAGAAAGGCCAGATGTAGTATTAATGGATTTATCAATGCCGAAAATGGATGGTATTGAAGCGACAAAACGCATAAAACAATACGATGAGACAATAAAAATACTTATGCTCAGTAGTTTTTCAGAACAAGATTACGTTTTACCAGCATTAAAAGCTGGGGCAGATGGTTATCAATTAAAAGAGGTGCAGCCAGATCAACTCGTTGCGTCAATTGTTGCGGTATATCAAGGGAATGCGAATTTTCACCCGAAAATAACACCTGCACTATTAGGACGGTCAGCAGTCAAGAAAGAAAAAGAGAATCCTTTTTCCATGTTAACGAAAAGGGAGCAAGAAGTACTTCGTGAAATTGCGAAAGGAAGAAGCAATAAGGAGATTGCAGCGGCGCTTCATATTACAGAACAAACGGTTAAAACACATGTTTCCAACGTATTGGCTAAATTGGAAGTAGATGACCGCACACAAGCTGCATTATACGCAGTAAAGCATGGGGAAAACTAA
- a CDS encoding MurR/RpiR family transcriptional regulator → MPGTKSGIGKIQASLNGLSPKLRSIAEHILKHPQDVVHKSITELAEVTNSSEATIFRLCKHLGFQGFQDLKITLAREIVHTPMQNIHEEVSVEDNMVTVAKKVFHSHITGLQDTLHLLNDNALEQAVSALNEAKRIEFYGNGGSGIIAMDAYHKFMRTGISCIAHTDSHFQIMGAGLLTKEAVVIAISHSGSNKGLLEALEVAKARGARIIAITSYQKSALSQLAHITLYTSTRETEFRTEASSSRLAQLSLLDTLYVGLSLQRQEETLQNLQSIRETISMKRI, encoded by the coding sequence ATGCCTGGTACAAAAAGTGGGATTGGAAAGATTCAGGCTTCGTTAAATGGTTTATCACCGAAATTACGAAGTATTGCCGAACATATTTTGAAACATCCACAAGATGTTGTACATAAATCGATTACGGAATTAGCGGAAGTTACGAATAGTTCCGAAGCAACGATATTCCGCTTATGTAAACACTTAGGTTTTCAAGGGTTCCAAGACTTGAAAATTACATTAGCTCGTGAGATTGTACATACCCCGATGCAAAATATTCATGAGGAAGTATCGGTAGAAGATAATATGGTCACTGTTGCTAAAAAAGTTTTTCATTCACATATTACAGGACTGCAAGATACATTACATTTGTTAAACGATAACGCGTTGGAACAGGCAGTAAGTGCGCTGAATGAAGCGAAACGAATTGAGTTTTATGGAAATGGTGGGTCGGGTATTATTGCGATGGATGCTTATCATAAGTTTATGAGAACGGGTATTTCTTGTATTGCTCATACGGATTCTCATTTTCAAATTATGGGAGCTGGCTTGCTGACAAAAGAAGCAGTGGTCATTGCAATTTCTCATTCGGGTAGTAATAAAGGATTACTTGAAGCATTAGAAGTAGCAAAAGCAAGAGGAGCTCGCATTATTGCGATTACGAGCTATCAAAAATCGGCATTAAGCCAACTTGCTCATATAACGCTATATACTTCGACGCGTGAGACTGAATTTCGTACAGAAGCAAGTTCATCACGATTAGCGCAGCTTAGTTTATTAGATACTTTGTATGTGGGTTTGTCGTTGCAACGACAGGAGGAAACACTGCAAAATTTACAAAGCATACGTGAAACAATTTCAATGAAGCGAATATAA
- the adhP gene encoding alcohol dehydrogenase AdhP codes for MKAVVVNKNSKANIEVIEKELRPLHSGEALVDVEYCGVCHTDLHVANHDFGNTDGRILGHEGVGIVTKIADDVTSLKIGDRVSIAWMFQSCGRCEYCVTGRETFCREVKNAGYSVDGGMAEQCIVTADYAVKVPEGLDPAQASSITCAGVTTYKAIKVSDIKPGQPIVIYGCGGLGNLAIQYAKNVFGAKVIAVDINDDKLALAKEVGADMTINPISQGPADKIVQEEFGGAYAAVVTAVSKVAFNSAVDAVRACGKVVAVGLPVETMDLNIPRLVLDGIEVVGSLVGTRKDLEEAFMFGAEGKVVPVVQTCSLDKVQNVFEEMEQGRIQGRMVIDFKQHNCDCK; via the coding sequence ATGAAAGCAGTAGTAGTTAATAAAAACAGCAAAGCAAATATTGAAGTTATTGAAAAAGAATTACGTCCGTTACACTCGGGTGAAGCGCTAGTAGATGTAGAGTATTGTGGAGTTTGCCACACTGATTTACACGTTGCGAATCATGATTTTGGAAACACCGATGGCCGCATCCTTGGTCATGAGGGTGTAGGTATTGTTACTAAAATTGCTGATGATGTTACTTCACTAAAGATAGGTGACCGTGTAAGTATTGCATGGATGTTCCAATCTTGTGGACGTTGTGAATATTGCGTAACGGGGAGAGAAACATTCTGCCGTGAAGTGAAAAATGCTGGTTATTCAGTAGATGGTGGTATGGCTGAACAATGTATTGTTACAGCTGATTATGCGGTGAAGGTACCAGAAGGATTAGATCCTGCTCAAGCATCATCAATCACATGTGCGGGCGTAACTACATATAAAGCTATAAAAGTATCAGACATTAAACCTGGTCAACCTATCGTAATCTATGGTTGTGGTGGATTAGGTAACCTAGCTATTCAATATGCTAAAAACGTATTTGGTGCAAAGGTAATTGCAGTAGATATCAATGACGACAAATTAGCCTTAGCAAAAGAAGTTGGTGCTGATATGACTATCAATCCGATTTCTCAAGGTCCTGCTGATAAAATTGTTCAAGAGGAGTTTGGTGGTGCTTATGCTGCTGTAGTAACAGCAGTTTCTAAAGTAGCCTTCAACTCAGCAGTTGATGCAGTACGTGCTTGCGGTAAAGTAGTTGCGGTAGGTTTACCAGTAGAAACTATGGATTTAAACATTCCACGACTTGTATTAGACGGGATTGAAGTAGTTGGTTCTCTAGTTGGTACTCGTAAGGATCTGGAGGAGGCATTTATGTTCGGCGCAGAAGGAAAAGTAGTGCCAGTTGTTCAAACGTGTTCTCTAGATAAAGTACAAAATGTATTCGAAGAAATGGAACAAGGTAGAATTCAAGGACGTATGGTAATCGATTTTAAACAGCATAATTGTGATTGCAAATAA
- a CDS encoding ABC transporter permease, with protein sequence MKSIWKSKRFLIGFTYLFILVSASFIYSWFFKDNIPKPPQLLYNDNNELLGKAPFSPSLMPPFGSDRFGDSVFLQIVEGAKFTILLAVAISFFRILCGTCIGILLSLYAPKFKRFFQACSEVFYYIPTLFIAFILITPVNIVITSNADRLDPNISFTFYQVLVLIFVALPTLSLYISSEVDEFMKRDYILSSQLLGASRFHIIKKHLRVLLLDRLFVLFMEHIVQTLILVIHLALLNIVIGGIQMRELYDGVPKPVSLSNDWAGLIGLNRYEMNLSWWIIFYTLISFFITILFIKLMTIGIQDALKARDSQVVAIQTVPDHKKFVENKDSFSFANKVNF encoded by the coding sequence ATGAAATCTATTTGGAAATCAAAACGATTTTTAATCGGGTTTACTTATCTATTCATACTTGTTTCAGCTAGTTTTATTTATAGTTGGTTCTTTAAAGATAACATCCCAAAACCTCCTCAGTTACTTTACAATGACAATAACGAATTACTTGGAAAGGCCCCCTTTTCGCCATCGTTAATGCCGCCTTTTGGATCTGATCGTTTTGGAGATTCTGTTTTCTTACAAATTGTAGAAGGAGCAAAGTTCACCATTTTATTAGCCGTGGCAATTAGCTTCTTTCGAATTTTATGCGGAACATGTATAGGAATCCTCTTAAGTTTATACGCTCCAAAATTCAAGAGATTTTTCCAGGCATGCTCAGAAGTTTTTTATTATATCCCAACTCTATTTATCGCATTCATACTCATCACGCCCGTTAATATTGTAATTACATCAAATGCTGATAGATTAGATCCAAATATTTCATTTACGTTTTATCAAGTTCTCGTACTTATTTTCGTCGCTCTACCTACACTTTCTTTATATATCTCCTCAGAGGTTGATGAATTTATGAAACGAGATTACATTTTAAGTTCACAATTACTGGGTGCTAGCCGTTTTCATATTATCAAAAAACACTTACGAGTCTTATTACTTGATCGCTTATTTGTGTTATTTATGGAACATATCGTCCAAACACTCATACTCGTTATCCATTTAGCGTTGCTTAACATTGTAATTGGCGGGATACAAATGCGGGAACTCTATGACGGAGTGCCCAAACCTGTTTCTCTATCTAATGATTGGGCAGGTCTTATTGGATTAAATCGTTATGAAATGAATCTTTCATGGTGGATTATTTTTTATACTCTCATTTCATTCTTTATTACGATTCTTTTTATTAAGCTTATGACAATCGGGATTCAAGATGCACTGAAAGCAAGAGATTCGCAAGTTGTAGCAATTCAAACCGTTCCAGATCATAAAAAATTTGTTGAAAATAAAGATTCTTTTTCGTTTGCAAATAAAGTGAACTTTTAA
- a CDS encoding ABC transporter permease subunit encodes MLNKISQFTIKLSSILLSLLLLLNLPYLFITQQGFTFQPIHFFNQIVTMLKQVFSPESLVVIGSDPKFGHFKKTPLFPTVLEPYLYSFTVLFIAFLLALFLSSSMAFFYFLAKDYIKKWINRIVFILEAVPDMMMMICLQIFFIWVLQKFGESPVTIISFNENRAYLLPILSLAVLPTLQMFRMMVLYIKEEHEKHYVEVAYGKGLSSSYILCIHLFKNISIHFFHHLKTIFVFLLSNLFILEFVFNMEGIIQFLFKKAFISPPAAFIILVMIILPFYAIFQIISFMMNRWQKQLKGAAL; translated from the coding sequence ATGTTAAATAAAATATCTCAATTCACAATAAAACTTTCATCAATTCTTTTATCACTCTTACTATTACTAAATTTACCTTATTTATTTATCACTCAACAGGGATTCACTTTTCAACCAATTCATTTTTTTAATCAGATCGTTACTATGTTAAAACAGGTTTTCTCACCTGAATCATTAGTGGTTATAGGATCAGACCCGAAATTTGGTCATTTCAAAAAGACACCATTATTTCCAACTGTTTTAGAACCTTACCTCTATTCATTTACTGTATTATTTATAGCCTTTTTGCTTGCACTCTTTCTATCATCTAGTATGGCATTTTTTTATTTTTTAGCAAAAGATTATATAAAAAAATGGATAAACCGAATTGTATTCATATTAGAAGCTGTCCCTGATATGATGATGATGATTTGTTTGCAAATATTTTTCATATGGGTACTTCAGAAATTCGGGGAATCTCCTGTCACCATTATTTCTTTTAATGAAAATCGAGCTTATTTACTCCCTATTTTATCTTTAGCAGTCTTACCTACATTACAAATGTTTCGGATGATGGTGTTATACATAAAAGAAGAACATGAAAAACATTACGTAGAGGTTGCATATGGAAAAGGACTTTCATCAAGTTATATACTATGCATTCATTTATTCAAAAATATATCTATCCACTTCTTTCACCATTTAAAAACGATTTTTGTTTTCTTACTTTCTAACTTATTCATTTTAGAATTTGTTTTTAATATGGAAGGCATTATTCAATTTTTATTTAAGAAGGCGTTTATTTCACCTCCAGCTGCATTTATCATACTTGTTATGATTATTTTACCGTTTTATGCCATTTTTCAAATAATCTCATTCATGATGAATAGATGGCAAAAGCAATTGAAAGGAGCAGCATTATGA